The Paenalcaligenes faecalis genome has a window encoding:
- the ffh gene encoding signal recognition particle protein, translated as MFENLTQRMSRVVKTMRGQARLTESNTQEMLREVRMALLEADVALPVVREFIAKVKEQALGHDVADSLNPGQALVGIVHQELTQLMGADLGEQASELSLAMQPPAVILMAGLQGAGKTTTTGKLAKWLAEGGHTHNGRKTGKKKVLVVSADVYRPAAIDQLETVAAQVGVDFLPSSPTEKPQDIATRAVDHARRHHYDVLILDTAGRLGIDEAMMKEIRLLYDTITPVETLFVVDAMQGQDAVNVAKAFADALPLTGVVLTKLDGDARGGAALSVRHITGRPLKFVGVSEKLDGLEPFHPERMAQRILGMGDIVSLVEQAQRNIDIAEAEKMAEKIKSGDRFDLNDFKDQLQQVKKMGDMGSLLKKLPAQFASAAEQLQGGEADKQLRRTEGIINAMTPAERAKPELIKASRKRRIAIGSGVPIQEVNQLLKQFDQMQGVMKKMKGGGMAKMMRAMGGMGGLGGLAGGMGGGGGLGGMMGGLGGLLGGGGARGGKGKGKGKRRR; from the coding sequence ATGTTTGAAAATCTTACCCAGCGTATGTCGCGTGTTGTAAAAACAATGCGTGGCCAAGCTAGACTGACTGAGTCCAACACCCAAGAGATGTTGCGCGAAGTGCGCATGGCATTGCTTGAGGCCGACGTGGCCTTGCCCGTAGTGCGTGAGTTTATCGCAAAGGTCAAAGAGCAAGCATTAGGTCATGATGTTGCTGACTCTTTAAATCCAGGGCAAGCCCTTGTGGGTATTGTTCACCAAGAGCTGACCCAGCTAATGGGGGCTGATTTAGGCGAACAGGCCTCAGAGCTCTCATTAGCCATGCAACCACCGGCTGTGATTTTAATGGCTGGTTTACAAGGCGCGGGTAAAACAACAACGACCGGTAAGCTCGCTAAATGGCTTGCCGAAGGGGGTCATACCCATAATGGCCGTAAAACAGGGAAAAAGAAAGTCTTAGTCGTCAGTGCGGACGTGTACCGTCCTGCTGCGATTGACCAATTAGAGACAGTTGCGGCTCAGGTTGGCGTGGACTTTTTACCATCTAGCCCCACAGAAAAACCCCAAGATATCGCGACCCGAGCCGTCGATCATGCGCGTCGCCATCATTATGATGTATTGATTCTGGATACGGCCGGTCGCCTTGGTATTGACGAAGCCATGATGAAAGAGATTCGTCTGCTCTACGATACCATTACCCCTGTAGAGACCTTGTTTGTTGTGGATGCGATGCAGGGTCAAGACGCAGTCAATGTGGCGAAGGCTTTTGCGGATGCCTTACCGTTAACGGGTGTGGTACTGACAAAGTTAGACGGGGATGCACGTGGGGGTGCGGCCTTATCAGTACGCCATATTACAGGGCGTCCACTTAAATTTGTAGGGGTGTCCGAAAAACTGGATGGCCTAGAGCCTTTCCACCCAGAGCGTATGGCTCAGCGTATTTTAGGCATGGGTGATATTGTTAGTTTGGTTGAGCAGGCTCAACGTAATATTGATATTGCTGAAGCCGAGAAAATGGCTGAGAAAATCAAATCGGGCGATCGTTTTGATTTGAATGATTTTAAAGATCAGCTACAGCAAGTTAAAAAAATGGGCGATATGGGCTCATTGCTGAAAAAACTACCTGCTCAGTTTGCTTCTGCTGCCGAGCAGCTGCAGGGGGGCGAGGCAGATAAGCAGCTGCGTCGCACCGAGGGTATTATCAATGCCATGACACCAGCAGAACGCGCTAAGCCCGAGTTAATAAAGGCGTCTCGTAAGCGTCGTATTGCTATTGGCTCTGGTGTGCCCATCCAAGAAGTCAATCAGTTGCTCAAGCAGTTTGATCAAATGCAAGGCGTGATGAAAAAAATGAAAGGCGGTGGCATGGCGAAGATGATGCGTGCGATGGGTGGCATGGGCGGCCTAGGAGGGCTTGCTGGTGGAATGGGTGGCGGAGGAGGCCTGGGTGGCATGATGGGCGGCTTAGGCGGCTTGCTAGGTGGTGGTGGCGCGCGCGGTGGCAAAGGTAAAGGTAAGGGCAAGCGCCGTCGTTAA
- the thiS gene encoding sulfur carrier protein ThiS has product MKIVLNGEQRDCQAQTVFDLITELGYVGKRIAVELNGEIVPKSQHESTPLNQDDQLEIVVAVGGG; this is encoded by the coding sequence GTGAAAATCGTTCTAAATGGTGAGCAACGTGATTGCCAAGCACAAACCGTCTTTGACCTCATCACCGAGCTAGGCTATGTGGGAAAACGTATTGCTGTAGAGCTCAATGGGGAGATTGTTCCTAAGAGCCAACATGAATCCACACCACTAAATCAAGACGACCAACTTGAAATTGTCGTTGCCGTGGGTGGTGGCTAA
- the ampD gene encoding 1,6-anhydro-N-acetylmuramyl-L-alanine amidase AmpD encodes MLFLDRHGWLHPNPMVQLAPSPNHNTRPHGTQPYLLVIHNISLPPNQFEGDAVVQFFQNQLDFDSHPWFNQIRDLKVSAHFFIRRDGVIVQFVSTYDRAWHAGISTFNGRDNCNDFSIGIELEGADVIPYTETQYQRLSQLTDRLSQRHPIRAVQGHEHIAPVRKTDPGPAFDWQHYATQTRLPLRLFPLA; translated from the coding sequence ATGTTATTTTTAGACAGGCATGGTTGGCTGCACCCCAATCCAATGGTGCAGCTAGCCCCGTCACCCAACCACAATACCCGCCCGCACGGTACTCAGCCCTATTTGCTGGTCATTCATAATATTAGCTTGCCCCCCAATCAATTTGAGGGCGATGCGGTGGTGCAGTTCTTTCAAAACCAATTGGATTTTGATAGTCATCCTTGGTTTAATCAAATTAGAGACCTAAAAGTATCAGCCCATTTCTTTATTCGTAGAGATGGTGTAATTGTGCAGTTTGTCTCTACGTACGACCGCGCCTGGCATGCGGGGATTTCCACCTTTAATGGCCGAGATAACTGCAACGATTTTTCGATTGGTATTGAGCTTGAGGGTGCAGATGTCATCCCCTATACCGAAACACAATATCAACGCCTCAGTCAGCTCACGGATCGCTTAAGCCAGCGTCATCCTATTCGTGCTGTACAAGGTCATGAGCACATCGCCCCGGTACGGAAAACCGACCCAGGACCGGCTTTTGATTGGCAGCATTACGCCACACAAACTAGACTACCATTACGTTTATTCCCATTAGCTTAA
- the metG gene encoding methionine--tRNA ligase: MSRTIFVTTALPYANGSFHIGHIMEYIQADIWVRSMRMSGHTVHFVGADDVHGAPIMLKAQNEGITPDELVARVAAERPQYLNGFHIAFDHWHRTNSPENVELSQSIYKKLKAAGFIESRVIEQFYDPIKGMFLPDRYIKGECPSCGAKEQYGDSCESCSSVYSPTDLINPYSTLSNARPELRSSEHFFFKLSDPRCVEFLQDWTTGTDPNGRPRLQSEVLGKTREWLSNDEGEAALSDWDISRDEPYFGIPIPDAPGKYFYVWLDAPVGYLASLKSYCKKEGLDFDAIVDPEGDTEQVHFIGKDIVYFHALFWPAMLKFSGRKTPDSLRVHGFITLSGEKMSKSRGTGISPLRYLELGLDAEWMRYYIAAKLNSHVEDVDFNPDDFVARVNSDLVGKYVNIASRAANFIGKFYDGQLAYVGDTTAMQTEFAELAKNTSLLLETGEYGRAIRQIMAQADKINQAFDNAQPWILAKGIAEASDETKAQLQDICSRALAGFKALSVLLNPIVPTLTHRVATELFGLDRSFVWADAAELPTTIARFKHLLQRVDSKQMDELLEPPVEEIETPTPGGEAIADTIDIKDFAKIDLRIAKIVECTEVEGSDKLLRLMLDVDEGRLRQVFSGIKSVYKPEDLVGKLTVLVANLAPRKMRFGVSEGMVLAASHANEKDNPGLYILEPHSGATPGMRIS, from the coding sequence ATGTCGCGCACGATATTCGTTACTACCGCACTCCCTTATGCCAACGGCTCCTTCCACATCGGACACATTATGGAATACATACAAGCCGATATCTGGGTGCGCTCGATGCGAATGTCCGGCCATACCGTTCATTTTGTTGGGGCGGATGATGTGCACGGTGCGCCCATCATGCTAAAAGCGCAAAACGAGGGCATTACTCCCGATGAGTTGGTCGCCCGCGTTGCGGCCGAACGTCCTCAATATTTAAATGGCTTTCACATTGCCTTTGATCACTGGCATCGTACTAACTCACCAGAAAACGTAGAGCTCTCACAATCCATTTACAAAAAACTCAAAGCCGCCGGCTTTATTGAGTCTCGTGTGATTGAGCAATTCTACGATCCGATCAAAGGCATGTTCCTACCCGATCGCTACATTAAAGGCGAATGTCCTTCTTGTGGCGCTAAAGAGCAATATGGTGATAGCTGTGAGTCCTGTAGCTCCGTCTACTCCCCCACGGACTTAATTAACCCTTATTCCACATTAAGTAACGCACGTCCAGAGCTACGTAGTTCTGAGCATTTCTTCTTTAAGCTATCCGATCCTCGTTGTGTCGAGTTTCTGCAAGACTGGACCACTGGCACAGACCCAAATGGTCGCCCACGTCTACAGTCCGAAGTACTCGGTAAAACACGCGAATGGCTCAGTAACGACGAAGGCGAAGCCGCGCTATCGGATTGGGATATTTCCCGTGACGAACCGTATTTTGGTATTCCTATCCCTGATGCACCAGGCAAATACTTTTATGTCTGGCTGGATGCACCGGTAGGTTACTTGGCCTCGCTCAAGTCCTACTGTAAAAAAGAAGGTTTGGATTTTGACGCCATCGTAGACCCCGAAGGCGATACCGAGCAGGTTCACTTCATTGGCAAAGACATCGTATATTTTCACGCCCTGTTCTGGCCTGCCATGCTGAAATTCTCAGGGCGTAAAACGCCAGATTCATTACGTGTACACGGGTTTATTACCCTTAGTGGCGAAAAAATGTCTAAAAGCCGAGGCACAGGCATTTCACCGCTACGTTACTTAGAATTGGGATTAGATGCGGAATGGATGCGTTACTACATTGCCGCCAAGCTCAACTCACACGTAGAGGATGTGGACTTCAACCCAGACGACTTTGTGGCCCGTGTTAATAGTGACTTAGTTGGCAAATACGTCAATATTGCTAGTCGTGCCGCTAACTTTATTGGTAAGTTTTACGATGGCCAATTAGCCTATGTAGGTGATACCACCGCCATGCAGACTGAGTTTGCAGAGTTAGCTAAAAATACCAGCCTACTACTCGAAACAGGTGAATACGGTCGCGCTATTCGTCAAATTATGGCTCAAGCCGACAAAATCAACCAAGCCTTTGACAACGCACAACCTTGGATTCTAGCCAAAGGCATTGCAGAAGCCTCTGACGAAACCAAAGCACAACTACAAGACATCTGTTCGCGTGCTCTGGCCGGCTTTAAGGCTTTGTCCGTCTTGCTTAACCCCATCGTCCCAACCCTCACCCATCGTGTGGCCACAGAGCTCTTTGGCTTAGACCGTAGCTTTGTGTGGGCTGACGCGGCAGAGCTCCCCACCACCATTGCTCGCTTCAAACACCTACTACAGCGTGTAGACAGCAAACAAATGGACGAGCTGCTTGAGCCTCCCGTCGAGGAAATAGAAACCCCCACTCCCGGTGGCGAAGCCATAGCTGATACGATAGACATCAAAGACTTTGCTAAAATCGACCTACGCATCGCTAAAATTGTCGAATGTACCGAGGTCGAAGGCTCCGATAAGCTATTACGTCTGATGCTCGATGTGGACGAAGGTCGCTTGCGCCAAGTCTTTTCTGGTATCAAATCCGTCTACAAACCTGAAGACCTAGTCGGTAAGCTCACCGTCTTAGTTGCCAACTTAGCGCCGCGTAAAATGCGTTTTGGTGTCTCAGAAGGTATGGTCTTAGCGGCCAGTCACGCTAATGAAAAAGACAACCCTGGTCTCTACATTTTAGAGCCGCACAGCGGTGCCACCCCAGGCATGAGAATCAGCTAA
- the apbC gene encoding iron-sulfur cluster carrier protein ApbC codes for MSVNNEQVLAALANVIDPNTHKKLEVSDETCTLQLQGTELTLSLTLSYPIYDPDGVLKQRIQEEMNALGVQLNKLVVYARVQTHAVQESLRPIPNVRNIIAVASGKGGVGKSTTSVNLALALAQQGAKVGLLDADIYGPSAPIMLGTQERPRSIDGKSMKPLEAHGIQTNSLGFLMQDDAPAIWRGPMATQALTQLVTQTAWNDLDYLIIDMPPGTGDIALTMAQKIPLVGAVIVTTPQDMALADARKGLKMFQQVNVPVLGVVENMSMHICTNCGHAEAIFGQHGGREMAEQYSVPWLGALPLAMSIREQTDSGRPTVVSAPDSPEAHLYHEIATKVAARVAGLPVDASWQRPQVVPRPL; via the coding sequence ATGAGTGTAAATAATGAGCAGGTTTTAGCTGCTTTAGCGAATGTAATTGATCCGAATACCCATAAAAAACTTGAGGTATCTGATGAGACGTGCACATTACAGCTGCAAGGCACAGAGCTTACATTAAGCTTAACACTGTCTTACCCCATTTATGATCCAGATGGGGTCTTAAAGCAACGAATTCAAGAGGAAATGAATGCCTTAGGGGTTCAGCTTAACAAACTCGTGGTGTACGCACGTGTTCAGACCCATGCTGTCCAAGAAAGTTTGCGCCCAATTCCAAACGTACGCAATATTATTGCAGTGGCTTCAGGTAAAGGGGGAGTAGGTAAAAGTACAACTTCTGTGAACTTGGCTTTAGCCTTGGCACAACAAGGTGCTAAGGTTGGCCTATTAGACGCAGATATTTACGGCCCGAGTGCGCCTATTATGTTGGGTACACAAGAGCGTCCACGCTCTATTGATGGTAAGTCCATGAAACCCCTAGAGGCTCATGGAATTCAAACAAATTCATTGGGCTTTTTAATGCAGGATGATGCGCCAGCTATTTGGCGTGGCCCGATGGCAACACAAGCCTTAACGCAGCTGGTAACGCAAACGGCTTGGAACGATTTAGATTATTTGATCATAGATATGCCACCCGGAACAGGTGATATTGCGTTAACGATGGCGCAAAAAATTCCGCTAGTAGGTGCTGTTATCGTCACCACACCTCAAGACATGGCATTAGCTGATGCTCGTAAAGGGCTAAAAATGTTCCAACAGGTTAACGTGCCTGTTCTAGGCGTGGTTGAAAACATGTCGATGCATATTTGTACGAATTGTGGTCATGCAGAGGCTATTTTTGGTCAGCATGGCGGCCGCGAGATGGCTGAACAATATAGTGTGCCTTGGTTAGGGGCCTTGCCTTTAGCGATGTCTATTCGAGAGCAGACAGACTCAGGCCGTCCTACCGTTGTTTCTGCGCCAGATAGTCCCGAGGCACATCTCTACCACGAGATTGCAACTAAGGTTGCTGCTCGTGTAGCTGGTTTGCCTGTTGATGCCTCTTGGCAGCGTCCACAGGTCGTGCCACGTCCTTTGTAA
- a CDS encoding cation diffusion facilitator family transporter: MEKIRIQDTERTIAASRSTMVSVVVNLVLSLLQLFIGIFAKSQALVADAIHSLSDLISDGIVLLANKHSAKEPDADHPYGHRRFETAATLAVGVILLLVGTGMLWSSFRKLQNPDLIETVHLIALPVAVLALISKELLFRYLLGVAKRVRSTMLAANAWHARSDAASSLVVAVAIVANVMGLPLADPLAALIVGSMVFRTGWRFAIGAFNDLMDQAVDDETEAKIKKLILETPGVHGLHDLKTRKLGDMIWVEVDLEMDGMLTIHEGHDIAESARKRVMDALPVLDMMTHFDPVQMYREEKVA; the protein is encoded by the coding sequence ATGGAAAAAATTCGTATCCAAGATACTGAGCGTACTATCGCTGCTTCTCGCTCCACCATGGTCAGCGTCGTCGTCAACCTCGTGTTGTCATTGCTGCAATTATTTATTGGTATTTTTGCAAAATCACAGGCCTTAGTCGCTGACGCCATTCACTCACTTTCCGACTTAATCTCTGATGGCATAGTCTTGTTGGCAAACAAACACAGTGCCAAAGAGCCCGATGCCGACCACCCCTATGGGCATCGACGTTTTGAAACGGCCGCCACCTTGGCCGTAGGAGTGATTTTGCTCTTAGTGGGTACGGGTATGTTATGGAGCAGTTTCAGAAAGCTGCAAAATCCAGACCTCATAGAAACGGTACATCTGATCGCCTTACCCGTAGCGGTGTTGGCGCTGATTTCCAAAGAACTGCTTTTCCGTTATTTGCTCGGAGTGGCCAAGCGTGTACGCTCCACCATGCTCGCCGCCAATGCTTGGCATGCTCGCTCTGATGCCGCCTCATCCTTGGTGGTCGCGGTTGCCATTGTGGCTAACGTGATGGGTCTGCCTCTCGCTGATCCGCTTGCTGCACTGATAGTGGGCTCTATGGTGTTTAGAACTGGCTGGCGCTTTGCCATCGGTGCATTTAATGACCTGATGGATCAAGCCGTCGATGACGAAACCGAAGCCAAAATCAAAAAGCTAATTTTAGAAACCCCAGGCGTGCACGGTTTACACGACCTAAAAACACGTAAATTAGGCGATATGATTTGGGTAGAGGTGGACTTAGAGATGGATGGCATGCTGACTATCCACGAAGGACACGACATTGCTGAATCGGCCCGTAAGCGGGTCATGGATGCACTGCCTGTATTAGATATGATGACGCACTTTGATCCTGTGCAGATGTATAGAGAGGAAAAAGTGGCGTAG
- a CDS encoding autotransporter assembly complex protein TamA, producing the protein MRVRALIAAITFLPLAVWAEHAPSEISAPEVVIDPGGVGPESLKAIYGAVNAITRLAEDQDLDEISRLRRRAHEATVSALQTQGYYDPVVTLEVGEDFEGETWDILIEPGERTRVKRVNIDFTGQITDPQFTVRVEGIRKNWTLNEGDLFLNHDWSNAKADLLQSVKSKDFYYARYTHTKATVVADLNTADLDLAVRSGPRVQMGDLHTAGLKRVPEKLVRRYVKYEPGDPYDQEKLDEWQQALQSTTFFRGAFVTLEDTSTERSNEDGEVVLPVLVRVTEAPARRFTGSLGVDSDHGPRLEAFYRQNIVFGQPVWTETGLGVDKNRQRFFSDVHFPPTYKGFKNSVGVLYEHEDIEGLKQTRAAAGIKSQYEFNTNTRADYETTWSLMGVWDESRVSGEPKAQRGTSLEATWQVLRRNVDDKYDPREGNLFDVDVGVNYPLGGGKKTLYRTGMRAQQWIPIGKNDVFMLRGEVGKVWPSTDRIPMGFGYRTGGARSVRGYKYYSLGRERGSATVGAPVMAVLSAEYQYFFNPTYGMSVFVDVGDAGESFKDLSPHWGYGVGAAVRTPAGPFYVDVAYGQKTRDVRLHFSLGIAF; encoded by the coding sequence ATGCGTGTGCGCGCTCTCATTGCTGCTATAACGTTTTTGCCCTTAGCTGTTTGGGCTGAGCATGCCCCTTCTGAGATTTCTGCACCCGAAGTTGTGATTGATCCGGGTGGTGTTGGGCCTGAGTCGTTAAAAGCGATTTATGGGGCGGTGAATGCGATTACGCGCTTAGCCGAAGATCAGGATTTAGATGAGATATCTCGGTTAAGGCGCAGAGCACACGAAGCCACCGTTTCCGCCTTACAAACCCAAGGGTACTATGACCCTGTTGTCACCCTAGAGGTCGGTGAGGACTTTGAGGGGGAGACGTGGGATATTTTGATTGAACCCGGAGAGCGCACGCGTGTAAAACGGGTCAATATTGATTTCACAGGTCAAATCACAGATCCCCAGTTTACGGTTCGCGTTGAGGGCATACGTAAAAACTGGACGCTCAACGAGGGGGATCTGTTTTTAAATCATGACTGGTCAAATGCTAAGGCCGATTTATTGCAAAGTGTGAAATCCAAGGATTTTTACTATGCAAGGTATACCCATACTAAAGCCACTGTAGTGGCGGATTTGAATACAGCTGATTTAGACCTTGCTGTGCGCAGTGGCCCTAGAGTTCAAATGGGCGACTTACATACGGCTGGCTTAAAGCGTGTTCCTGAAAAGCTTGTGCGTCGCTATGTTAAATATGAGCCGGGTGATCCTTACGATCAGGAAAAGCTAGATGAGTGGCAACAAGCATTGCAGTCCACGACGTTTTTTCGTGGTGCTTTTGTGACGCTAGAGGATACCTCCACAGAGCGATCTAATGAGGATGGCGAGGTCGTATTGCCTGTGTTAGTTCGTGTGACAGAGGCGCCAGCCCGTCGCTTTACCGGATCACTAGGGGTAGACAGTGATCATGGGCCTCGATTAGAGGCGTTCTATAGGCAAAATATCGTTTTCGGTCAACCAGTATGGACGGAGACGGGATTAGGTGTGGATAAAAATCGACAACGTTTTTTCTCAGATGTGCACTTTCCTCCTACCTACAAAGGATTTAAAAATAGCGTAGGTGTGCTCTATGAGCATGAGGATATCGAAGGCCTAAAACAAACTCGTGCCGCAGCAGGTATAAAAAGCCAATATGAATTTAATACCAACACCAGAGCGGATTACGAGACAACGTGGAGCCTAATGGGGGTCTGGGATGAAAGCCGTGTGAGTGGCGAGCCCAAAGCCCAGAGAGGGACTTCCCTAGAGGCGACATGGCAGGTGTTGCGCCGTAACGTCGATGACAAGTATGACCCACGCGAAGGTAATTTATTTGACGTGGATGTAGGGGTTAATTATCCACTCGGTGGTGGTAAAAAAACCTTATATCGTACTGGTATGCGAGCCCAGCAATGGATACCTATTGGTAAAAACGATGTTTTTATGTTGCGAGGCGAGGTGGGTAAAGTTTGGCCCAGTACGGATCGAATCCCGATGGGGTTTGGTTATCGGACAGGGGGCGCACGCTCAGTGCGTGGTTATAAGTATTACAGTCTGGGCCGAGAGCGCGGATCTGCCACTGTGGGTGCGCCCGTTATGGCAGTATTAAGTGCTGAATACCAGTATTTCTTTAATCCCACCTACGGGATGAGTGTTTTTGTTGATGTGGGGGATGCAGGAGAATCCTTTAAAGACCTAAGCCCTCATTGGGGATACGGTGTGGGTGCTGCCGTGCGTACACCAGCAGGGCCATTTTATGTTGATGTGGCATATGGTCAAAAAACGCGGGATGTGCGTCTGCACTTCTCTTTAGGGATTGCTTTTTAA
- a CDS encoding cytochrome C assembly family protein, which translates to MSASIVFHGLAAIAYGILALSLWLPIQKYQHSPHLDRTFRVGLLAALIIHGTGLLLAIILPQGLHIGWALALSAGLWLGMVVFWFESLYLRLDSLLLILLPTAALVSLITALFPEGIIVHHADNDWLRVHLLIALAAYGLSGVAAMHAILIAVLDRQLHRPVQAIGQQNSWYRALDSMPPLMVQETLLFRLIRFAFIVLTLTVLTGIAVSLRVDNQLVPLDHKTLFTLLSWLTFGALLIGRRLRGWRGRTALKWTLAGFCLLLLAYTGSRFVLDVILQRGPFG; encoded by the coding sequence ATGTCTGCAAGTATAGTATTTCATGGATTGGCGGCCATTGCCTATGGCATCTTGGCCCTTTCGTTGTGGTTGCCCATACAAAAATACCAACACTCTCCACACTTAGACCGTACCTTTAGAGTTGGGCTACTAGCTGCTCTAATCATTCATGGTACTGGTTTGTTATTGGCCATTATATTGCCACAAGGCTTGCATATTGGTTGGGCTTTGGCCCTATCTGCCGGACTTTGGCTCGGTATGGTGGTCTTTTGGTTCGAGAGCCTATATCTACGGTTAGATAGTTTATTGCTTATATTACTACCTACCGCCGCTCTAGTCAGCCTGATTACAGCCCTTTTCCCCGAGGGGATCATCGTACACCATGCTGATAACGACTGGCTGCGCGTGCATTTGCTCATTGCACTTGCGGCTTATGGCTTATCTGGTGTCGCCGCCATGCATGCTATTTTAATCGCAGTACTAGATCGCCAGTTACACCGCCCTGTCCAAGCCATAGGACAACAGAACTCATGGTACAGAGCCTTAGACAGCATGCCCCCGTTAATGGTGCAAGAAACCCTACTATTTAGACTCATTCGTTTTGCTTTTATTGTACTAACACTAACGGTGTTAACTGGCATAGCTGTATCATTACGAGTCGATAATCAGTTAGTTCCTCTTGATCATAAAACCCTGTTTACCTTGTTATCTTGGCTTACTTTCGGTGCTTTATTAATTGGACGCCGTCTACGTGGTTGGCGTGGGCGTACAGCATTAAAATGGACCTTAGCGGGTTTTTGCTTATTATTGCTGGCATATACTGGCAGTCGTTTTGTTTTAGATGTTATTTTACAGCGAGGTCCCTTTGGCTAA
- the trmB gene encoding tRNA (guanosine(46)-N7)-methyltransferase TrmB, whose translation MNSEKNTKDFGHIKSFVSHRAHMTPSQKEAFDRLMPVWGIPYEPKTLDLQATYQRTAPTILEIGFGMGETTLKIAQARPEDNFLGVEVFPSGVGALLRRIDDHQTENIRIIQHDAVEVVRDMILPATLAGVHIYFPDPWPKKRHHKRRLIQPPFIQLLASRLAPGAYIHCATDWENYAEQMLEVLSGCDLLRNQYDQFAPRPDYRPQTKFETRGLNLGHGVWDLLFSRNDQPNPEKLLLER comes from the coding sequence ATGAATTCTGAAAAAAATACCAAAGACTTCGGTCACATCAAAAGTTTTGTGTCGCATCGTGCCCACATGACGCCTAGCCAAAAAGAGGCTTTTGACCGTTTGATGCCTGTTTGGGGCATTCCCTACGAGCCCAAAACCTTGGATTTACAGGCGACCTATCAACGCACCGCGCCGACTATCTTAGAAATTGGTTTTGGCATGGGAGAAACCACACTCAAAATTGCTCAGGCTCGCCCCGAGGACAACTTTTTAGGTGTAGAGGTCTTTCCCTCTGGTGTAGGTGCATTGTTAAGACGCATCGATGACCATCAAACAGAAAACATCCGTATTATTCAGCACGATGCCGTAGAGGTCGTGCGCGATATGATCTTGCCTGCCACCTTGGCGGGTGTGCATATTTACTTCCCAGACCCGTGGCCTAAAAAACGTCATCATAAGCGTCGCTTAATTCAGCCGCCTTTTATTCAGCTTCTGGCCTCGCGTTTAGCGCCAGGCGCTTATATTCACTGTGCAACAGACTGGGAAAACTACGCAGAACAAATGCTAGAGGTTTTATCTGGCTGCGATCTACTACGTAATCAATACGACCAATTTGCTCCACGCCCAGACTATCGTCCCCAAACTAAATTCGAGACACGTGGTTTAAACTTAGGTCATGGCGTGTGGGATTTACTCTTTAGTCGTAATGACCAACCCAATCCAGAAAAACTATTATTGGAGAGATAA
- a CDS encoding PP0621 family protein encodes MAKLLLWVVVIIAALLVTRMLTHKKAQPVRPSRAPKAAAPKGAEQMVRCAHCGIYLPRSEALMSNDHTWCSLDHAKLGPRH; translated from the coding sequence TTGGCTAAATTGTTGTTATGGGTGGTTGTGATTATCGCCGCCCTCCTTGTTACACGCATGCTTACCCATAAAAAAGCTCAACCTGTTCGCCCCAGCAGAGCCCCCAAGGCAGCGGCTCCTAAAGGTGCAGAACAAATGGTGCGCTGCGCTCACTGTGGTATTTACTTGCCTCGCTCTGAGGCCCTCATGAGTAACGACCATACTTGGTGCAGCTTAGATCATGCCAAATTAGGTCCTCGTCACTGA
- the lysM gene encoding peptidoglycan-binding protein LysM — translation MSVFSFLKNVGAKIMGSSDTTAATSDELKKELAKHNLDAEGIEVSVEGDKVTVTGPAASTEQAEKIVLALGNTMGVSAVENKLDVAQPATEARMYTVKSGDTLWKIAEEMYGKSNGAKYNVIFEANTPMLSHPDKIYPGQVLRIPELG, via the coding sequence ATGAGCGTTTTTAGTTTCTTAAAAAATGTTGGTGCCAAAATTATGGGTAGCAGCGACACTACCGCTGCCACCTCTGACGAGCTAAAGAAAGAATTAGCCAAACACAATCTGGATGCAGAGGGCATCGAAGTCAGTGTAGAGGGCGATAAAGTCACCGTTACTGGCCCAGCAGCCTCTACAGAACAAGCTGAAAAAATCGTTTTAGCTTTAGGTAACACCATGGGTGTATCCGCCGTAGAAAATAAACTTGATGTTGCTCAGCCCGCCACTGAGGCACGTATGTATACCGTTAAATCAGGTGATACGCTCTGGAAAATCGCTGAAGAAATGTACGGCAAAAGCAATGGTGCTAAATACAACGTCATTTTTGAAGCCAACACCCCCATGTTGAGTCATCCAGATAAAATTTACCCCGGTCAGGTATTACGTATTCCTGAACTTGGTTAA